The Mesorhizobium loti genome includes a region encoding these proteins:
- a CDS encoding L,D-transpeptidase family protein, with protein MKASRRLFLSGASALAAAMVAGGANAQDVIGDILKSSTRGNWDDQFDARASEGGKVASTLPIFSPQTVAFTEQAVAQYQNIVGQGGWVEVPATKKLQLGVDDPDVVPLRKRLMVAGDLSQSAGISTAFDSYVDSAVKRFQLRHGLPADGSMGKYTYAAMNVSAQIRLGQLQTNLQRLREKAGTLGSRYVLVDIPAAQIEAVENDRVVLRHTAIVGKIDRQTPIVNSKINEIIVNPYWNAPVSIVRKDIIPLMRKNPDYLKDSHIRLFAPDGSEVDPMNVDWSTDDAAKYRFRQDPGAGNAMASVKINFPSPDGVYMHDTPQQSLFGKMMRFDSSGCVRVQNVRDLVTWILRDTPGWDRQHFEAAIKTGENTPIQITNPVPVHFLYLSAWSTAPGVVQFRDDVYALDGNNELQITSSL; from the coding sequence ATGAAAGCCAGCCGCCGCCTTTTCCTCTCCGGAGCCTCCGCGCTCGCAGCCGCGATGGTTGCTGGCGGCGCCAATGCGCAGGACGTGATCGGGGATATCCTGAAATCCTCGACGCGCGGCAATTGGGACGACCAGTTCGACGCCCGCGCCAGCGAGGGCGGCAAGGTGGCCTCGACGCTGCCGATCTTCAGCCCGCAGACCGTCGCCTTTACGGAACAGGCGGTCGCACAATATCAGAACATTGTCGGGCAGGGCGGCTGGGTCGAGGTTCCCGCGACCAAGAAACTGCAACTCGGCGTCGATGATCCCGATGTGGTGCCGCTGCGCAAGCGCCTGATGGTCGCGGGCGACCTGTCGCAGAGCGCCGGCATTTCGACGGCTTTCGACTCCTATGTCGACTCGGCGGTCAAGCGCTTCCAGTTGCGTCACGGCCTGCCGGCTGATGGCTCGATGGGCAAGTACACCTATGCGGCGATGAACGTTTCGGCGCAGATCCGGCTTGGCCAGCTGCAGACCAATCTGCAGCGGCTGCGCGAGAAGGCCGGTACGCTGGGCAGTCGCTATGTGCTGGTCGACATTCCGGCAGCACAGATCGAAGCGGTCGAGAACGACCGCGTCGTGCTCCGTCACACCGCGATCGTCGGCAAGATCGACCGCCAGACGCCGATCGTCAATTCCAAGATCAACGAGATCATCGTCAATCCATACTGGAACGCGCCGGTCTCGATCGTGCGCAAGGACATCATTCCGCTGATGCGGAAGAATCCCGATTATCTGAAGGACAGCCATATCCGCCTATTCGCGCCGGACGGCAGCGAAGTCGATCCGATGAATGTGGACTGGTCGACCGACGACGCGGCCAAGTATCGCTTCCGCCAGGATCCGGGCGCGGGCAATGCGATGGCGTCGGTTAAGATCAATTTCCCGAGCCCCGACGGCGTCTACATGCACGATACCCCACAGCAGAGCCTGTTTGGCAAGATGATGCGCTTCGATTCCTCGGGCTGCGTGCGCGTGCAGAATGTGCGCGACCTCGTCACCTGGATCCTGCGCGACACGCCGGGCTGGGACCGTCAGCATTTCGAGGCGGCGATCAAGACCGGCGAAAACACGCCGATCCAGATTACCAACCCGGTGCCGGTCCACTTCCTCTATCTTTCGGCCTGGTCTACGGCCCCAGGCGTCGTGCAGTTCCGCGACGACGTCTACGCGCTCGACGGCAACAATGAGCTGCAGATCACGTCATCGCTTTAA
- a CDS encoding dihydrofolate reductase, translated as MSKLRVNAFTLSLDGYGAGPDQDLQNPLGVGGESLHKWFVDTRTFREMVLGQDGGTNDINEAFAARSFENVGAWILGRNMFGPIRGEWPDDSWKGWWGDNPPYHVPVFVLTHHQREPITMEGGTTFHFITDGIHSALEQAKAAADGKDVRVGGGVATIRQYLQEKLIDEMHLAISPLLLGRGENLFAGLDMLKLGYVCSEQVATPLATHVTIKRA; from the coding sequence ATGTCCAAACTACGCGTCAACGCTTTCACCCTGTCGCTCGACGGCTACGGCGCCGGTCCCGATCAGGATTTGCAAAATCCGCTCGGTGTCGGCGGGGAATCCTTGCACAAGTGGTTTGTCGACACCCGCACCTTCCGTGAGATGGTGCTCGGACAAGATGGCGGCACCAACGACATCAACGAGGCGTTCGCGGCGCGCAGCTTCGAGAATGTCGGCGCCTGGATCCTCGGCCGCAACATGTTCGGGCCGATCCGCGGCGAATGGCCTGACGACAGCTGGAAGGGCTGGTGGGGCGACAACCCGCCGTACCACGTGCCGGTTTTCGTGCTGACCCACCACCAGCGCGAACCGATCACAATGGAGGGCGGCACGACCTTTCATTTCATCACCGATGGCATCCATTCGGCGCTTGAACAGGCAAAAGCAGCGGCGGATGGCAAGGACGTGCGGGTGGGCGGCGGCGTCGCCACCATCCGGCAATATCTTCAGGAGAAGCTGATCGACGAGATGCATCTGGCGATCTCGCCGCTGCTGCTCGGCCGAGGCGAGAACCTTTTTGCCGGCCTCGACATGCTCAAGCTCGGCTATGTCTGCAGCGAGCAGGTGGCGACGCCGCTCGCCACGCACGTCACCATCAAGCGGGCTTAA
- the nrdR gene encoding transcriptional repressor NrdR → MRCPYCQSEDTQVKDSRPAEDGAAIRRRRVCPDCGGRFTTFERVQLRDLVVVKKSGRKVPFDRDKLLRSVEIAVRKRNVDPERIDRAVTGIVRQLESSGETEVASGEVGRLVMEALKSLDDVAYVRFASVYRNFREAKDFHELLGELKGDEIKGEEEAS, encoded by the coding sequence ATGCGCTGTCCCTATTGCCAGTCAGAAGATACGCAGGTGAAGGATTCGCGCCCCGCCGAGGATGGCGCGGCGATCCGCAGGCGCCGCGTCTGCCCCGATTGCGGCGGCCGCTTCACCACCTTCGAGCGCGTGCAGTTGCGCGACCTCGTCGTGGTCAAGAAATCGGGCCGCAAAGTGCCGTTCGACCGCGACAAGCTGCTGCGCTCGGTGGAGATCGCCGTTCGCAAGCGCAATGTCGATCCCGAGCGCATCGATCGCGCGGTGACCGGCATCGTGCGCCAGCTCGAAAGTTCCGGCGAGACCGAAGTTGCTTCGGGAGAAGTCGGCCGGCTGGTCATGGAAGCGCTGAAATCGCTCGACGACGTCGCCTATGTCCGTTTCGCCTCGGTCTACCGCAATTTTCGCGAGGCCAAGGATTTCCACGAATTGCTGGGCGAACTCAAGGGCGACGAAATCAAAGGTGAAGAGGAAGCCAGCTGA
- a CDS encoding Na+/H+ antiporter translates to MEVAVFILVVLVFVALSGALVRLVRVPLPVLQIAIGAALAWPVRGIHVEIDPELFLLVFIPPLLFGDAYGAPKRELMALRGPILDLAIGLVFFTIVGFGYALHWLVPSIPLVVAFALAAVLSPTDAVAVSSIVDKNVVPARLMHILEGESLLNDASGLVMFRFAVAAVLTGSFSFAAASLSFLYAIVAGILVGVAALFVAAKLLQLLNRIGGVPAEAQVLVMILLPFIAYLGAEHIGASGILAAVTAGLLTGGSGVFRFLGVSARMQTMSLWTTLSFVFNGALFIVLGLQLPDIIRHVPPELMNMHPIIQPIATVIALTLCLIALRFLWIWVGDIAAGIAARLGKRKVEPFGLRVRLAGSVAGVRGAITLAGILSLPLAMPDGSPFPARDLVIFLAAGVIICSLVFASLALPTIARGLVEPGEDAGAAEERLARVGAAKAAIARIESIAGATDDEGGEVPGARLAAAENIVAGYRRRIAASDEADEARAQAREAGRLELELRLAGIEAERAAVRDMFRSGEINDHTSQALFTEITLTEALLRGRKARK, encoded by the coding sequence ATGGAAGTCGCCGTCTTCATTCTGGTCGTGCTCGTCTTCGTCGCGCTTTCCGGCGCGCTGGTGCGCCTGGTGCGGGTGCCGCTGCCGGTGCTGCAGATTGCCATCGGCGCGGCACTCGCCTGGCCGGTGCGCGGCATCCATGTCGAGATCGATCCGGAGCTGTTCCTGCTGGTGTTCATTCCGCCGCTGCTGTTTGGCGATGCCTATGGCGCGCCGAAGCGTGAACTGATGGCGCTGCGCGGACCGATCCTCGATCTTGCCATCGGGCTGGTGTTCTTCACCATCGTCGGCTTCGGCTACGCCCTGCACTGGCTGGTGCCGAGCATCCCGCTGGTGGTCGCCTTCGCGCTCGCCGCGGTGCTGTCGCCGACCGACGCTGTGGCCGTGTCCTCCATCGTCGACAAGAATGTCGTTCCGGCGCGGCTGATGCATATCCTCGAAGGCGAGTCGCTGCTCAACGATGCTTCCGGCCTCGTCATGTTCCGTTTCGCCGTCGCAGCAGTGTTGACCGGCAGCTTTTCATTCGCCGCCGCTTCGCTCAGTTTCCTCTATGCCATCGTCGCCGGCATCCTGGTCGGCGTCGCGGCGCTGTTCGTCGCCGCCAAGCTGCTGCAACTGCTCAACCGCATCGGCGGCGTCCCGGCAGAGGCGCAGGTGCTGGTGATGATCCTGCTGCCCTTCATCGCCTATCTCGGCGCCGAGCACATCGGAGCGTCCGGCATCCTGGCGGCGGTCACCGCCGGCCTGCTCACCGGCGGCTCGGGCGTGTTCCGCTTCCTCGGCGTCTCGGCGCGCATGCAGACGATGTCGCTGTGGACGACGCTTTCCTTCGTTTTCAACGGCGCTCTCTTCATCGTGCTCGGGCTGCAGCTTCCCGATATCATCCGCCATGTGCCGCCGGAACTCATGAACATGCATCCGATCATCCAGCCGATCGCGACCGTCATCGCGCTGACGCTGTGCCTGATCGCGCTGCGCTTCCTGTGGATATGGGTCGGCGATATCGCTGCCGGCATTGCCGCGCGTCTGGGCAAGCGCAAGGTGGAGCCTTTCGGGCTGCGCGTGCGGCTCGCCGGTTCGGTGGCCGGTGTGCGTGGCGCGATCACGCTCGCCGGCATATTGTCGCTGCCGCTCGCCATGCCGGACGGTTCGCCGTTTCCGGCGCGTGACCTGGTCATCTTCCTCGCTGCCGGCGTCATCATCTGCTCGCTGGTTTTTGCCAGCCTCGCTTTGCCAACGATCGCCAGGGGACTGGTCGAGCCCGGTGAGGATGCCGGTGCCGCCGAGGAGCGCCTGGCGCGTGTCGGCGCCGCCAAGGCGGCAATCGCGCGCATCGAAAGCATCGCCGGAGCAACTGATGATGAGGGAGGCGAGGTGCCCGGCGCCAGGCTTGCCGCCGCCGAGAACATCGTCGCCGGCTACCGGCGCCGCATTGCCGCCTCTGACGAAGCGGATGAAGCCCGCGCCCAGGCCCGCGAAGCTGGAAGGCTGGAGCTGGAACTGCGGCTCGCCGGCATCGAGGCCGAGCGCGCAGCCGTGCGTGACATGTTTCGGAGCGGCGAGATCAACGACCACACGTCGCAGGCGCTGTTTACCGAGATCACGCTCACCGAGGCCTTGCTGAGGGGCCGGAAGGCGAGGAAATAG
- a CDS encoding enoyl-CoA hydratase/isomerase family protein, whose translation MDFGGGDEIRFEHLGRAGVVTLTRPQALNALTHRMVRALDAALSAWETDQGVDVIVVKAEGRAFSAGGDILHVYETGRAGNPPVEFFADEYRLNARINSFRKPYVALIDGIVMGGGVGISFHGSHRVMTENAQFAMPEVGIGFFPDVGGSHLLPDLGGSFGMYLALTGNRIRYGDALWSGLVTHTIKAEDQGGFLDRLTLTGDPESVLRGFFVQARRETDRPTLEAISSHFSRPSLKHVVDSLERAAGADEFAAKTLATILTRSPTSLRVAWRQISAGLTLSMEACMKMEFRILNRMLAGHDFYEGIRAAIIDKGSKPQWRPASLAAVSEADVDAYFAPLGERELLI comes from the coding sequence ATGGATTTTGGCGGCGGCGACGAGATCCGCTTCGAACATCTGGGCCGGGCCGGCGTCGTCACCTTGACGCGGCCGCAGGCGCTCAATGCCTTGACGCACCGCATGGTCAGGGCGCTCGACGCTGCTCTCTCCGCCTGGGAGACCGACCAAGGCGTCGACGTCATCGTCGTCAAGGCCGAGGGCAGGGCCTTTTCGGCCGGCGGCGACATCCTGCATGTCTATGAGACCGGCCGGGCGGGAAACCCGCCGGTCGAGTTCTTCGCCGACGAATACCGGCTCAACGCCCGCATCAACAGTTTCAGGAAACCCTATGTCGCCCTGATCGACGGCATCGTCATGGGCGGCGGCGTCGGCATTTCCTTCCACGGCTCGCACCGGGTGATGACCGAGAATGCCCAGTTCGCCATGCCGGAGGTCGGCATCGGCTTTTTCCCGGATGTCGGCGGCAGCCACCTGCTGCCCGATCTCGGCGGCTCCTTCGGCATGTATCTGGCGCTGACCGGCAATCGCATCCGCTATGGCGATGCGCTGTGGTCGGGTCTGGTCACCCATACCATCAAGGCCGAGGACCAGGGCGGCTTCCTCGACCGGCTGACGCTGACCGGCGACCCGGAATCGGTGCTGCGCGGCTTCTTCGTTCAGGCAAGGCGGGAGACCGACAGGCCGACGCTGGAGGCGATATCCAGCCATTTTTCGCGACCATCACTGAAACACGTCGTCGACAGCCTGGAGCGCGCGGCGGGTGCCGACGAGTTCGCGGCAAAGACGCTGGCAACGATCCTGACCCGCTCGCCGACCAGCCTGCGCGTCGCCTGGCGCCAGATCAGCGCCGGGCTGACCCTGTCGATGGAAGCATGCATGAAGATGGAGTTCCGCATCCTCAACCGGATGCTGGCCGGCCATGATTTCTACGAAGGCATCCGCGCCGCCATCATCGACAAGGGCTCGAAGCCGCAATGGCGGCCAGCGAGCCTCGCTGCGGTCAGCGAGGCCGATGTCGACGCCTATTTCGCTCCGCTGGGCGAAAGGGAGCTCTTGATATGA
- the hemB gene encoding porphobilinogen synthase: protein MNKFTLTKPAGARSVDDITGSRRLRRMRKADWSRRLVQENRLSVDDLIWPIFVVDGKNIREPIAAMPGVFRLSIDLAVKEAERAAKLGIPALATFPNVDISLRDQTGSHILDPNNVINRATRAIKDAVPQIGIITDAALDPFTSHGHDGILRDGIIVNDETVEQVTAAAVIQAAAGADIIAPSDMMDGRIGAIRDALDANGFQDVAIMSYATKFASAFYGPYREAVGTAGLLKGDKKTYYIDHANSDEAVREAEQDIAEGADMLMVKPGLPYLDIIRRLKDEFQMPTFAYQVSGEYSMIKAAAANGWIDGEKAMLESLLAFKRAGCDGILTYFAPEVAELLKG from the coding sequence ATGAACAAATTCACCCTGACGAAGCCAGCCGGCGCGCGCAGCGTCGACGATATCACCGGCAGCCGCCGCTTGCGCCGCATGCGCAAGGCCGACTGGTCGCGCCGTCTCGTGCAGGAGAACAGGCTTTCGGTCGACGACCTGATCTGGCCGATCTTCGTCGTTGACGGCAAGAATATCCGCGAGCCGATCGCCGCCATGCCGGGCGTCTTCCGCCTGTCGATCGATCTCGCGGTCAAGGAGGCCGAACGCGCGGCAAAGCTCGGCATTCCCGCCCTTGCCACCTTCCCCAATGTCGACATCTCGCTGCGCGACCAGACCGGCTCGCACATCCTCGACCCAAACAACGTCATCAACCGCGCCACCCGCGCGATCAAGGACGCAGTGCCTCAGATCGGCATCATCACCGACGCCGCGCTCGACCCGTTCACCAGCCACGGCCATGACGGCATCCTGCGCGACGGCATCATCGTCAACGACGAGACGGTGGAACAGGTGACCGCCGCGGCCGTCATCCAGGCGGCAGCCGGCGCCGACATCATTGCCCCATCCGACATGATGGACGGCCGCATCGGCGCCATCCGCGACGCACTCGACGCCAATGGTTTCCAGGATGTGGCGATCATGTCCTATGCGACCAAATTCGCCTCGGCCTTCTACGGCCCCTATCGCGAGGCCGTCGGCACCGCCGGCCTGCTCAAGGGCGACAAGAAGACCTATTACATCGACCACGCCAATTCCGACGAGGCGGTGCGCGAGGCCGAACAGGACATTGCCGAAGGCGCCGATATGCTGATGGTCAAGCCCGGCCTGCCCTATCTCGACATCATCCGAAGGCTCAAGGACGAATTCCAGATGCCGACCTTCGCCTACCAGGTGTCGGGCGAGTATTCGATGATCAAGGCGGCCGCCGCCAATGGCTGGATCGATGGCGAGAAAGCGATGCTGGAATCGCTGCTCGCCTTCAAGCGCGCCGGCTGCGACGGCATTTTGACCTATTTCGCGCCAGAGGTGGCGGAGCTGCTGAAGGGATAG
- a CDS encoding DUF2066 domain-containing protein translates to MRYLLRVPLVLAGVLLAANGPARAASIDDLYSSQTIVNGKYEKNRQAGFKRCLDAVLVRVSGDQRLPAKPEMAALRDKAGSFVASFSYRDRMEGIPNHDDQGTYDRPHNLYCQYKPADIDLVLASLGSRPWLTERPRLAVFLATERGTQNFALDADDERGVLMRESFSNAAAPLAMRVAFPTAALLSQAGLADQALRNAEMTKLDTIATKAGADQALSGSVVWSDKELGWIADWRLAMAGKTYIWQVRGVSFDEAFRVAIKGAAQILSGNGQP, encoded by the coding sequence ATGCGGTATCTTTTGCGCGTACCCCTTGTTCTGGCTGGAGTTCTCTTAGCCGCCAATGGCCCGGCCAGGGCGGCCTCCATCGACGACCTCTACAGCTCCCAGACCATCGTCAACGGCAAGTACGAGAAAAACCGCCAGGCCGGCTTCAAGCGCTGCCTCGACGCGGTTCTGGTCCGGGTTTCCGGCGATCAGCGCCTGCCGGCGAAACCGGAGATGGCGGCACTGCGCGACAAGGCCGGCAGCTTCGTTGCCAGCTTTAGCTACCGCGACCGCATGGAAGGCATTCCCAACCATGACGATCAGGGCACGTACGATCGGCCTCACAACCTCTACTGCCAGTACAAGCCTGCTGACATCGACCTGGTGCTGGCTTCGCTCGGCAGCAGGCCGTGGCTGACCGAGCGGCCACGGCTGGCGGTGTTTTTGGCGACCGAGCGCGGTACCCAGAATTTCGCGCTCGATGCCGACGACGAGCGCGGCGTGTTGATGCGCGAATCGTTCAGCAATGCCGCAGCACCGCTGGCGATGCGGGTGGCTTTTCCCACGGCAGCGCTGCTGTCGCAGGCTGGATTGGCCGATCAGGCGCTTCGCAACGCCGAGATGACGAAGCTGGATACCATCGCGACGAAGGCCGGTGCCGACCAGGCACTTTCCGGCAGCGTCGTGTGGAGCGACAAGGAGTTGGGGTGGATCGCCGACTGGCGGCTGGCCATGGCCGGCAAGACCTACATCTGGCAAGTGCGCGGTGTCAGCTTCGATGAGGCTTTCCGCGTTGCTATCAAGGGCGCGGCGCAGATTCTTTCGGGCAACGGGCAACCTTAA
- a CDS encoding serine hydroxymethyltransferase: MADADPEIFGAIRNELGRQRHEIELIASENIVSRAVLEAQGSIMTNKYAEGYPGKRYYGGCQFVDVAEELAIERAKKLFGCNFANVQPNSGSQMNQAVFLALLQPGDTFMGLDLNSGGHLTHGSPVNMSGKWFKVVSYGVRQDDHLLDMDAIEKTAHETKPKLILAGGTAYSRVWDWKRFREIADAVGAYLMVDMAHIAGLVAGGVHPSPLPHAHVVTTTTHKSLRGPRGGMILCNDEDIAKKMNSAVFPGLQGGPLMHVIAAKAVAFGEALKPSFKVYAESVAANAKALASSLKETGLDIVSGGTDNHLMLVDLRPKNATGKRAEAALGRANITCNKNGIPFDPEKPFVTSGVRLGTPAGTTRGFGQAEFREIGKLIAEVLDGLKVANSDEGNAAVEAAVKAKVVALTDRFPLYPYLG; the protein is encoded by the coding sequence CTGGCCGACGCCGATCCGGAGATTTTCGGCGCCATCCGCAACGAACTCGGTCGTCAGCGCCACGAGATCGAGCTGATCGCCTCGGAAAACATTGTCTCCCGCGCCGTGCTTGAAGCGCAGGGTTCGATCATGACCAACAAATATGCCGAGGGCTATCCGGGCAAGCGCTACTACGGTGGCTGCCAGTTCGTCGACGTGGCCGAGGAACTGGCCATCGAGCGCGCCAAGAAGCTGTTCGGCTGCAACTTCGCCAACGTCCAGCCGAATTCCGGCAGCCAGATGAACCAGGCCGTCTTCCTGGCGCTCTTGCAGCCCGGCGACACGTTCATGGGCCTCGACCTCAATTCCGGCGGCCATCTGACCCACGGTTCGCCGGTCAACATGAGCGGCAAATGGTTCAAGGTCGTCTCCTATGGCGTGCGCCAGGATGACCATCTGCTCGATATGGACGCCATCGAGAAGACCGCGCATGAGACCAAGCCGAAGCTGATCCTGGCCGGCGGCACTGCTTATTCGCGCGTCTGGGACTGGAAGCGTTTTCGCGAGATCGCCGATGCGGTCGGCGCCTATCTGATGGTCGACATGGCGCACATCGCCGGCCTGGTCGCCGGCGGCGTGCATCCGTCGCCGCTGCCGCATGCCCATGTCGTGACCACCACGACGCACAAGTCGCTGCGCGGCCCGCGCGGCGGCATGATCCTGTGCAATGACGAGGACATCGCCAAGAAGATGAATTCGGCGGTGTTCCCCGGCCTGCAGGGCGGCCCGCTGATGCATGTCATCGCCGCCAAGGCTGTCGCCTTCGGCGAGGCGCTGAAGCCTAGCTTCAAGGTCTACGCCGAGAGCGTCGCCGCCAACGCCAAGGCGCTTGCCTCCAGCCTCAAGGAGACCGGTCTCGACATCGTCTCCGGCGGCACCGACAACCATCTGATGCTGGTCGACCTCAGGCCCAAGAACGCCACCGGCAAGCGCGCCGAGGCGGCGCTCGGCCGCGCCAACATCACCTGCAACAAGAACGGCATCCCGTTCGACCCGGAAAAACCTTTCGTCACCTCCGGCGTGCGTCTCGGCACCCCGGCCGGCACCACGCGCGGCTTCGGCCAGGCCGAGTTCCGCGAGATCGGCAAGCTGATCGCCGAAGTGCTGGATGGTCTCAAGGTCGCCAATTCCGACGAGGGCAACGCCGCTGTCGAAGCAGCGGTCAAGGCCAAGGTCGTGGCGCTGACCGATCGTTTCCCGCTCTATCCCTATCTCGGCTGA
- a CDS encoding NAD(P)H-binding protein — protein sequence MILVTGASGYVGSKALAALSRQDLPAAGMVRATGKRVAGLPAETPLRIADYDDPRSLSRAFEGVSTLLLVSSDADGRDLLRQHANAIEAAASLKVSSIVFTSIIDIDADSPFYFTPVYRDAERRLRESGLAWTILRCGLYSDLVLDSWIKPAFPSGTLSLPTGAGEVAPVSRQDVALAAAAVVASPEKHAGKIYELTGPRKLSFHEMTETAGSAFGRRLEFAPCSPADYLQRAWSEMQDPWPHAFSTLCGSIEEGRYQRVAAACEHLTGHPPTDFTRFVQNAAAT from the coding sequence ATGATCCTTGTAACCGGAGCGTCCGGATATGTCGGGAGCAAAGCGCTTGCCGCATTGTCGCGCCAGGACCTTCCGGCGGCGGGCATGGTCAGGGCCACCGGAAAGCGTGTAGCGGGCCTGCCTGCCGAAACGCCGTTGCGGATCGCGGACTACGACGATCCCAGGAGTTTGTCGCGCGCCTTCGAAGGCGTCTCGACGCTGCTGCTCGTGTCGAGCGACGCAGACGGCCGGGACCTCCTTCGCCAGCACGCCAATGCGATAGAGGCAGCCGCTTCCCTGAAAGTGTCTTCGATCGTCTTCACCAGCATCATCGATATCGACGCGGACTCGCCGTTCTATTTCACACCCGTCTACCGGGATGCGGAGCGCAGGTTGCGCGAGAGCGGGCTGGCCTGGACGATCCTGAGATGCGGCCTGTATTCGGATCTCGTTCTGGACAGCTGGATCAAACCCGCCTTTCCGTCTGGAACGCTTTCGCTTCCCACGGGCGCTGGAGAGGTTGCGCCAGTATCGCGACAGGATGTTGCCCTGGCGGCAGCGGCGGTGGTCGCATCACCAGAGAAGCATGCAGGAAAGATCTATGAGCTGACGGGGCCACGGAAGCTGTCGTTTCACGAAATGACCGAGACCGCAGGCTCGGCCTTCGGTCGTCGTCTTGAGTTCGCTCCCTGTTCGCCAGCCGACTACCTTCAACGCGCCTGGTCGGAAATGCAGGATCCTTGGCCGCATGCCTTTTCGACGCTTTGCGGATCCATTGAAGAGGGCCGCTACCAGCGGGTTGCGGCCGCCTGCGAGCATTTGACCGGACACCCGCCAACCGACTTCACGAGATTTGTTCAGAACGCGGCCGCGACTTAG
- a CDS encoding DNA polymerase III subunit beta, with amino-acid sequence MSRNEVIKRLLRNADAIKGMGATSLYLFGSTLRGDAGPDSDLDLFIDYDPARRFSLIDLVGIKQFLEEKMSAEIDITTRDSLNPMLKADIERSAVRIF; translated from the coding sequence ATGAGCAGGAATGAGGTCATAAAGCGGTTGCTGAGAAATGCAGATGCCATCAAAGGCATGGGCGCGACTTCGCTTTATCTCTTCGGATCGACTTTGCGGGGCGACGCAGGGCCCGATAGCGATCTCGACCTCTTCATCGATTATGATCCTGCAAGGCGCTTTTCGCTGATCGATCTGGTCGGCATCAAGCAATTCCTTGAAGAGAAGATGTCAGCGGAGATCGATATCACCACCCGCGACAGCCTCAATCCCATGTTGAAGGCCGATATCGAACGATCTGCCGTGCGCATATTCTGA
- a CDS encoding DUF86 domain-containing protein, whose translation MAVRRIEPILAEIIEALDGIAAATAGKTLDDFNRDWLLRHGIERGIEIISEAARHIPEDLAALASEIPWKQVRGIGNILRHEYHKTSGAIVWAVVTDSLPPLRLAVERMLEASQRQ comes from the coding sequence ATGGCAGTGCGCCGGATCGAACCGATTCTAGCCGAAATCATAGAGGCCTTGGACGGCATCGCTGCTGCCACCGCAGGCAAGACTCTGGATGACTTCAATCGCGACTGGCTGCTTCGACATGGCATCGAGCGCGGGATCGAAATCATTTCCGAGGCTGCCCGGCACATTCCGGAGGATCTGGCAGCCCTTGCCTCCGAGATTCCATGGAAACAAGTTCGTGGGATAGGCAACATTTTGCGTCACGAATATCACAAGACCTCGGGGGCGATAGTATGGGCTGTGGTGACCGACAGCCTGCCGCCACTACGTCTTGCTGTTGAACGTATGCTCGAAGCATCGCAGCGCCAATAA
- a CDS encoding winged helix DNA-binding protein: protein MINSRPAAKTANVSDDRREAIRSLYMESLQLVERLHRRLLDVIKDEFDRNGRSDINAIQALLLFNIGNSELTAGELRSRGYYLGSNVSYNLKKLVDLGFINHQRSRIDRRSVRVSLTPKGNEVAEVVAGLYERHVGSIEQVGGINTDEFKQMNRALQRLDRFWNDTIAYRM, encoded by the coding sequence ATGATCAATTCGCGTCCGGCGGCGAAGACCGCCAACGTATCCGACGATCGCCGCGAGGCTATCCGTTCCCTGTACATGGAATCGCTGCAGCTTGTTGAGCGGCTGCACCGCCGCCTGCTTGATGTGATCAAGGACGAGTTCGACCGCAACGGCCGTTCCGACATCAATGCCATCCAGGCGCTGCTGCTGTTCAACATCGGCAATTCCGAGCTGACCGCCGGCGAGCTGCGCTCGCGTGGCTACTATCTCGGCTCCAACGTCTCCTACAATCTGAAGAAGCTGGTCGATCTCGGCTTCATCAACCACCAGCGCTCGCGCATCGACCGCCGTTCGGTCCGCGTCTCGCTGACGCCGAAGGGCAACGAGGTGGCGGAGGTCGTCGCCGGCCTTTACGAGCGTCATGTCGGCTCGATCGAGCAGGTCGGTGGCATCAACACCGACGAGTTCAAGCAGATGAACCGCGCTTTGCAGCGGCTCGACCGCTTCTGGAACGACACCATCGCCTACCGGATGTAA